The region AATGAAAAGATACTTTCCCCATACACTGACCGGCTGACCCATCCGCGGATTGGTACAATTCCTTATATCTATAAAGCATTCAAGATATCTATTCTGATACCCACAGCTTCATCCCTTGCTTTATTTACAGACATCCCCATTTTCAATCCTGATGGTTTATTGTCATTAATTAAAATCCGCTCACCAACCGGCATATTATAAAGTATTAAATCATACCTCAAGCCATTTTCGTCAAGGAATTTCTCTGTCAGCAATTTATAATCTTCTTTCCTTGCTGTTAAAATAAGAACATAATCCTCATCTGGAATCTGCGCAAAAAAATCTCTAACCCCAGGCAGCAATCTATCTTTTCCATAAATCTTATAACCATTATGCTCCACAAGAGTCCCATCCAAATCTAAAATCCATGTATGCGGCAATGAAGATAAAGTCAGGTTCATAACATTTCCCCTCTCAACTTAGCGCCAATCCCACCACCTGGATGATTTACTTTGAAGTCATCTAATGTAACCCCTCTATTTTTACATATCTGCATTGCTAATCCCTGCAATAGTATCAGGTACACTGTGGTTGAATTATTGGGGACAATATCCCATTCATCACCCTCATTTTTAAGCTCCAATATAATGTGTTCTTTCAGAATTGATATTAATTTAGACTCCTTATTAAAACTTAACAGCCACGTTTCCGTTCCTCGTTCCTGAAGATAATGGGCAAGCATTATCGACTCTTCTGTATTTCCACTTTTAGAAAGCAGCAAGACAATATCATCTTTTTCCACCATTCCTAAATCTCCATGCACCGCTGTATTCGTATGCAAGAATCTGGCATCCATCCCCAGCGAGTTCATAGTTCCAACAAATTTCTCGCATATAGGCACATTTTTTCCCAATCCGCTCGCCACAATCTTGCCACCATTATTAATGCACTCACTGCAATGGTCTACTAAACGTCTAAATTGATTTTCATCCAAAGAATTTAGTGATTCTTTAACTGTTGCCATAATTTCATTAAAATAATTAATCATTTTTCCATTTTCTCCTTTAATAGATTCACAATACTTCTTCAAGTAAATACGTCCCATTATAGAACGCTCCACAAATGGAATCATAGTCCTCCCAAGCATATGTAGTTAAGGACAACCAGATAATTGCGTGTAAAAATTTAATTTTCATCGGATTGCAATCTTTAATTCTACTCAAAAAATAATCCCCTAAATCTTTCCAGCCATTGGTGCCAATATCTAAAATTATTTCGTTTTCTTTTATCAGAAGTTCAAAATGCTTATTATTAAATTGATCATAATCCCCATTGATAGAATAGTACACCTTGGCCCAGTCATAATATTCATCGCCGTATAATTCCTGAAAACCAAAGTATCCTCTGGGGTCCAAAAATATAATGTTTAAATCTGAATCTACCATAGTATTAGAGAATGTGCAGTCCCCATGAATCAATGCGAATTCATTTGTATCGCATAGTAGTTCTTTCACTTTCTTTCTGAAATTCTCTTTGTAAAAATACGGGTTTCTGCAGTTCCTGCCGTTAATACGGATATATCGTTGGTTTGCAAACGGAATAAGATCACGCACACTTTCCAATCGCTTGATTGTTTTATGATAATATGCCTCCATTATACTGAATAAATCTGCCGACGTCCGCTTTAAATCATGCAGTCTTTCAAGGGAAGATACCAGATTATCAATAACAACCTGCTTCTGCTCCAGTGTCAAATCTGTTTTAAAAATATTTTTTCCATCTATCTTTTCCATTGTCAACGGTTCAAACTCATAGAGCTTGGGAATTTGCTCAAATTTATACTTTTGCACTTCACGATACCAGTTCACTTCACGTACTGCCAACTTCCGCCCTTGCTCATCAATTGGTCTTTTTACAATTATATTACCCTTAATTTCCATGCTATTGAATGGACGGCAGCGATACTCATCGTTTTCTGTTTCCTGAAGAGCTATCATGGTCCCTACTTCCCTGGTACCATAAAGTCCAATTTCTTTAAATGTCCTTGCGTTTTCCCCCATCCATCGAACGAGTTCACCTTCTTGAGGGATACCTACCAATTGTTCTTTATCTTTGAACACAAACATGCCAGCCACACCATATTCATAAGAAGGCTGCTCTACAAACTTATCTTCTTTATACGACCATCTGCACTCAAAGTCCTTTGATATTCCTATGTAATTCTCTTCGCCCAATCCGTTAATATCCGTATCAGCCCCCAGAATCAAATCCGACCATATCAGCATAAACGGAAAACCATCCGGAATATATTTCAGTGCGTCGCCAATTCCGGCGCATGTCCCTGTCCCTTTTGCCTTTACTGTCACATACTTTACTTTGCAAAAGGACTCCAGGTATTCCTCCAGAACTTCATGCTTATAATCGCCTATAATAATGAATTTTTTCTGTGGGTATTTATTAAACAAATGAAATATTATTGGCAGATTATTAACTGGCACAATGCCCTTTGGCTTATTCTGCGTTAATCTTTTTAATCGTGTTCCTTTACCGCCTGCCTGAATTATTACATATTCTATCATTATATTCCTCTCCCTTGCTCCACGTAATTTACTATATATGTTAAATCATCATTTTCATTTTTTAGCCGATACTCTATGACATCCGCACTTACATCCTCTAATGCTGCCAATCTAAAAAAGTTCGTATAAAGATTGTCGGATGGATACAATGCAATAAGCTTACACTCTGCATAACACAGCAAATCCAGCAAACCGCTCCTCAGTCCTATTACATAACCACAATATTCTGCTACCATAGCTACATCACCTATATTGCAGAGTAAGGGCAGACTTCCTTCTGCTATTGGTTGATTAATATCTGTAATATTTGTCATGACCTGAAACCCTTTATTCAAAAAAAGTTGGGCAAGTCTATCAAAAAAAGAAAATGAAATTTGATTTGTTACCGATGCGTACGGCGCTAAAATGATGGTGCATCCTTTCTTTACCTTCATGTTTCCTAAAACTTCCGAAATATCAGCAACTTTATAAGTCGGAACATCAAATGCCACATTTTCTTTCAATCCCAATTCACCATACCTAATGCAATCTTTCAATGACAGCATAGGGAAACGCGCTGGATACAAAAAGAACTCATCAACAAATGCATTTTCCGGATTAATAATAGTAATATTTTTAATTTTTTTTAATACATGGATGCCAAAATTAGTTTTTCCTGAATCCAAAATCAGTCTTAATCCCTTTCCACGTATAATCATTACATAATCCAAAGTTTGTTTATAGCATTCTGTAAGAGGCTCCATTCCCTTAGTTGTAACGAATGTCATATGTTTAATGTTATTTTTTTCTTTGTACGCCTTAAGATACCCTAAAGATAATAATGTATCACCAATATGATTACATACAACCACATAATGTGTATACTTATTTCTAAAATTATATATGATATAAAAAATTGATATAGGAACTCTAATTAATGAAATATATAAATTGCGTATTATAACTACTATTGTTTTTTTTAATAGGTTAAGCATACACACTCCTTTAATGTCAAAAGCTCTCCATATACCTTTGACTTACTTCCATCACATCGCCACTCATTTTTACATTCCCCTTATCTATCCACAGTGCTTTCGTGCATAAATTTCTAACAGACTCAATTGAATGAGAAACATATAGTAATGTCGTTCCCTGATTAAGCATACTTTGCATACGTGTCTCACATTTCTGCTGGAAAGCATAGTCCCCTACAGCCAAAACTTCATCCACAATTAATATATCCGGTTGTACTACTGTCGCAATAGAAAATCCTAATCTAGCCGCCATCCCCGATGAATAATTCTTAATAGGCATATCCAAAAAATCTCTCAGCTCTGCAAAATCTACAATTTCATCAAATTTCTCTTTCATGAACCGTTCGCTATGTCCCAATACGGCCCCATTCAGAAATATATTTTCCCGGGCTGTGAGTTCACTGTCAAATCCTGCGCCCAACTCAATCAAAGGTGCAATGGTGCCCCTGATTGCCACATATCCTTTATAGGGTTTAAGTATTCCGCATATAAGCTTTAGGAGTGTTGACTTCCCAGAGCCATTTGTCCCGATAATACCCCACGCCTCTCCCCTTTTCACCTTTAAATCAACCTGTTTTAAAGCCAAAAACTCCTGGAACATAAGCTGTCCATTCATAAGCTTGATAAAGTATTCCTTTAAATTATCCAATCGCTCCGTTGACATGTTAAATCTAACAGTTGCATCCGTAACTTCTATTATATACTCATTATTTTCCATGTTATATCTCCAATTATATATACAATATAAATTTGTTCTGTGTTTTTAAGAATGACCAAGTGCCCAACAGCATCCAAAATAGCCCCACTGCAAAACCTATTAAAATCATTCTCCCTCCTGGCATTTGCCCATCCAATACAATCATACGAAATTGTTGAATATATCCATACATTGGATTAAACATAACTACAGATGTTCGCAGCCAATCCGGAAGCATAGTTACAGGATAGAAAATAGGAGTAAGATACATCCACGCCATGGTAAAGGCACTATAAAGATGTCGGATATCTCGGAAAAAAACAGTGCTCTGCGCTAAAAAAAGCCCCAACCCCAAGCTAAACAGGTATACCTGAAGTATAATCACTGGTATAAACAGCATAAAAATATTCCAGTTTACTCCGCAGACAATAAATACAACAAGCATGGCTCCCAATGAAAATATCATATTTACCAGTGAACTCGTAACACGAGCCATGGTAAATATATATTTTGGAACGTATGTCTTCTTTAGTAATGCTGCATTCTCAGTAATCGAACCCAGGGCCATATTTGTAGCCTCTATCATGAAATTAAATAAGGTCTGTCCCACAATTAAATATACAGGAAAATTCTGAATATCG is a window of Enterocloster clostridioformis DNA encoding:
- a CDS encoding SIS domain-containing protein, with product MGRIYLKKYCESIKGENGKMINYFNEIMATVKESLNSLDENQFRRLVDHCSECINNGGKIVASGLGKNVPICEKFVGTMNSLGMDARFLHTNTAVHGDLGMVEKDDIVLLLSKSGNTEESIMLAHYLQERGTETWLLSFNKESKLISILKEHIILELKNEGDEWDIVPNNSTTVYLILLQGLAMQICKNRGVTLDDFKVNHPGGGIGAKLRGEML
- a CDS encoding ABC transporter ATP-binding protein, which codes for MENNEYIIEVTDATVRFNMSTERLDNLKEYFIKLMNGQLMFQEFLALKQVDLKVKRGEAWGIIGTNGSGKSTLLKLICGILKPYKGYVAIRGTIAPLIELGAGFDSELTARENIFLNGAVLGHSERFMKEKFDEIVDFAELRDFLDMPIKNYSSGMAARLGFSIATVVQPDILIVDEVLAVGDYAFQQKCETRMQSMLNQGTTLLYVSHSIESVRNLCTKALWIDKGNVKMSGDVMEVSQRYMESF
- a CDS encoding ABC transporter permease; amino-acid sequence: MGKMMARLNGFYCYRHLLKQLVQKDIKLKYRRSFLGYLWSILNPLLTMAIMVAVFSNIFRGDIQNFPVYLIVGQTLFNFMIEATNMALGSITENAALLKKTYVPKYIFTMARVTSSLVNMIFSLGAMLVVFIVCGVNWNIFMLFIPVIILQVYLFSLGLGLFLAQSTVFFRDIRHLYSAFTMAWMYLTPIFYPVTMLPDWLRTSVVMFNPMYGYIQQFRMIVLDGQMPGGRMILIGFAVGLFWMLLGTWSFLKTQNKFILYI
- a CDS encoding nucleotidyltransferase family protein; this encodes MIEYVIIQAGGKGTRLKRLTQNKPKGIVPVNNLPIIFHLFNKYPQKKFIIIGDYKHEVLEEYLESFCKVKYVTVKAKGTGTCAGIGDALKYIPDGFPFMLIWSDLILGADTDINGLGEENYIGISKDFECRWSYKEDKFVEQPSYEYGVAGMFVFKDKEQLVGIPQEGELVRWMGENARTFKEIGLYGTREVGTMIALQETENDEYRCRPFNSMEIKGNIIVKRPIDEQGRKLAVREVNWYREVQKYKFEQIPKLYEFEPLTMEKIDGKNIFKTDLTLEQKQVVIDNLVSSLERLHDLKRTSADLFSIMEAYYHKTIKRLESVRDLIPFANQRYIRINGRNCRNPYFYKENFRKKVKELLCDTNEFALIHGDCTFSNTMVDSDLNIIFLDPRGYFGFQELYGDEYYDWAKVYYSINGDYDQFNNKHFELLIKENEIILDIGTNGWKDLGDYFLSRIKDCNPMKIKFLHAIIWLSLTTYAWEDYDSICGAFYNGTYLLEEVL